A genome region from Triticum aestivum cultivar Chinese Spring chromosome 2B, IWGSC CS RefSeq v2.1, whole genome shotgun sequence includes the following:
- the LOC123042846 gene encoding acetylserotonin O-methyltransferase 3 encodes MAMASSAELMQAEADLVRHSLGYLKSMALHSAVKLGVADALHRCGGSASLPDLLATLPLPPSKQPYLSRLMKVLATEGIFVAEEGVAVANGGDGATCVYHLNTMSRLLVNDAGINGGSAWKLSSCILMTTTPQIVGSALQLGQWFQSDREATPFVMANGRPPYGVAAHDAEFNSAFNEAMAADSRYLADLVVRECGEVFEGITSLVDVAGGTGTMARAITKAFPHVKCSVIDLPHVIQGVSAQTDNVEFVAGDMMEFIPPADRILLKYVLHNWSDEDCVKILTRCREAIAHGEKEGKVIIIDEVVGSRSQNILEAQLLMDMQMMSLFMAKERYEQDWNKIFTEAGFVNYKIRPILGVRSVIELYI; translated from the exons atggccatggcaagcagcgcCGAGCTTATGCAAGCTGAGGCCGACCTCGTGCGCCACTCCCTGGGCTACCTCAAGTCCATGGCATTGCACAGTGCTGTCAAGCTTGGAGTTGCTGATGCTCTCCACCGTTGTGGTGGCAGCGCCTCCTTGCCCGACCTGCTTgccaccctccccctccctccaaGCAAACAGCCCTACTTGTCACGCCTCATGAAGGTGCTAGCCACGGAAGGAATCTTTGTGGCCGAGGAGGGTGTGGCTGTTGCcaacggcggcgacggggcgacCTGCGTGTACCACCTAAACACAATGTCTCGCCTCCTCGTCAACGACGCTGGCATCAACGGCGGGAGCGCGTGGAAGCTGTCGTCGTGCATTCTCATGACTACTACGCCGCAGATTGTTGGATCCGCCCTGCAGCTGGGGCAGTGGTTCCAGAGCGATCGCGAGGCCACGCCGTTCGTGATGGCCAACGGCCGGCCCCCGTATGGCGTTGCTGCCCACGACGCCGAGTTTAACTCGGCGTTCAACGAGGCCATGGCGGCCGACAGCCGGTACCTGGCCGACCTCGTGGTCCGTGAGTGTGGTGAGGTGTTCGAGGGGATAACCTCGCTGGTCGACGTCGCCGGTGGGACTGGTACGATGGCGAGGGCCATTACCAAGGCCTTCCCACACGTCAAGTGCTCAGTTATTGACCTCCCACATGTGATCCAAGGCGTCTCGGCTCAGACCGACAATGTGGAGTTTGTTGCTGGGGACATGATGGAGTTCATTCCACCTGCTGATCGCATTTTACTTAAG TATGTGCTGCATAACTGGAGCGACGAGGATTGCGTGAAGATCCTGACACGATGCAGAGAGGCCATTGCCCACGGGGAAAAAGAAGGGAAGGTCATCATCATCGATGAAGTGGTTGGATCTCGCTCACAGAATATACTCGAAGCCCAGCTCTTGATGGATATGCAAATGATGTCATTATTTATGGCCAAAGAACGATATGAGCAAGACTGGAACAAGATATTCACGGAAGCAGGATTTGTGAATTACAAAATTCGGCCTATCC